The sequence ATTCTCAAAAGAGAATTCGTTCTTTTTACTTATTAAACGTTCTTTTGCTATAACTTGCAGGATTCAACCCTCTAACTTCCAGCCAATGAAACACATCCCCTGACAACACGAGTGGAACGCTGTGAAGATCTTCTAGACGCCTACACCCCAGGGCACACATCAGAAACTGAATATCCGTATGAATCTGATTCACTTCATCAATGGAATCCTTTAGACCTGATTCCAGAAGCTGTTTGAGAATGACCCCTGCCATCCCTACAGCAGATGCCCCTAAACCTAGAGACTTAACGATGTCTAAACTATTTTGGATGCCTCCGGAAGCTAGGATTGGTTTCAAGGATGTTGCATGAGTCTCAGCGATCGATATGGCAGTAGGAATCCCCCAATCATCGAAAAATTCCAACATTCGTTTTCTTCGTTGATTTTCGATTTTCGAGAAGTTTGTTCCGCCAAAGCCGCCTACATCGATGGCTGAAATATTTGAGTGGGACAAGGATTCGGCAACCTCTTTACTGATACCAAAACCCGTCTCTTTCACAATGACAGGTACTGAAATACTCCCAGCAATCTCCTGTATTCTTTCAAGAGCGCCTCTGAAATCCCTGTCTCCCTCAGGCATAGTTAATTCTTGTATGACATTTAAGTGAATCTGCAGCGCATCGGCTTCAATCATCTCCACGGCATCTTTTGCCTGTTGAACAGTTGCTTCGCTTCCTAAATTCCCAAAAACCATTCCGTTTGGATTATGTTGGCGAACGACTTTATATGTGTTACGTTCTGAAGGGTCTTTAAGTGCAGACATTTGAGAACCGACAGCTATTGCCAGACCGGTTTCCCGTGCAAGAATCGTTAATTCTTCATTGATTTTAGAAGTTGATTCACCACCGCCGCCTGTCATAGCATTTATGAAAATTGGCGAACTCCAATTAAGTTCGCCAATTTTTGCCTGTAGATGAACGTCATCTACTGCTATATTCGGTAAGCTTTGGTGGACAAAAGCAACTTCATCAAAACCTGTTCTGCGTTGTTGGCCAGTTGATAAAGCGTAATTAATGTGGTCTTGCTTTCTTTGAGCTCTTGTCACAATTCATCACCATTACTTAAGATCTTTTAATTTGTCACCAATCATTTCACCCAATTGGAATCCGGTATTTTCCTCAGGCATTTCGTAATCAGTCACTTCTTCCTCTTTTTCTTCAAGAGATTTGATGCTTAGAGATAAACGTTGATCATTCTCATTTACATCCAATACCTTCACTTGTACTTCTTGGTTTTCCTGTAGGACTTCGTGAGGGGTACCGATATGCTTATGTGAAATTTGAGAGATGTGAACAAGTCCTTCTACACCAGGTAACACTTCTACAAATGCTCCATACGATACTAAGCGTTTTACCACTCCGTCCAGAACACTGCCTTTGGGTGCTTTTTCAGAAATATTACTCCAAGGTCCAGGTAGGGTTTCTTTAATGGATAGAGAAATACGTTCGTTGTCACGATCAACGCTTAATACTTTGACCTGTACTTTCTGACCCTCGGTTACTACGTCTGAAGGCTTCTCAACGTGTTCGTGAGAAAGCTGAGAGATATGAACCAATCCATCTACTCCACCAATGTCTACGAACGCTCCGAAATCTGTAATTCGCTGAACTGTCCCCTCAAGAACAGCACCAGATTCAATATCAGTAAGAAGTTGTTTCTTCTGCTGCTGCTTTTCTGCTTCTACAACAGCGCGGTGTGAGAGGATTAGACGATTTTTCTCCTGATCCAATTCTACAATCTTAAACGTTAAAGTTTTATCCTTATAGTCCGAGAAATCCTCAACATAATAATCTTCCACTAATGATGCAGGAACAAAACCCCTAACCCCAAGATCAACTACAAGTCCGCCCTTTACAACATCTTTCACTTCCGCTTCAAAGACGTCGCCATTTTCAAAGCGAACTTTCATTTCTTCCCATGCTTTTTCAGCATCTACTTTACGTTTAGAAAGAACCAGAAGTTCTTCTTCAACTTTCGTCACGATTAACTCAAGTACATCCCCTTCACTGACTACATCAGAAGCTTTTTCGATATGAAGGCTTGAGAGTTCACTAATTGGAATGATGCCATCCACTTTGCTATCTTGAACGTCAACTAAGACTTGTTTCTCTTCAACCTTAGTAACTGTTCCTTTAACTTTTTCACCGATTTCAAGATTCTTCACTTCAATTCCATTCATGTCTTCCATTATGTACTCCTCCTTAATCCATGACTGCAAAGATTTTGATAATTGCGAGACTTCACAATTTAAAATATTCTTTCTACTAACTTCTAATAAATACTACTTTTTGTCAAGCGAGAAAGCTCATATTATTGATGCTCGTGTATTAGTTTTTCAATATGCTGCATGATAATCTCGGTCGTCTTCTCTGCATTTAATCTTTCTTCACGAATGCCCTCCATAGGAATAGGGGGGCCGAATACGACTTTTAATTTCTTGAAGGGTTTATAGGGTCCAATGATCGCACATGGTACAACGTAAGCATCGGAACGAAGAGCAAAGAAGCCCGCTCCAGCCAATCCCTTACCAATTTTCCCTGT is a genomic window of Rossellomorea sp. y25 containing:
- the rpsA gene encoding 30S ribosomal protein S1, producing the protein MMEDMNGIEVKNLEIGEKVKGTVTKVEEKQVLVDVQDSKVDGIIPISELSSLHIEKASDVVSEGDVLELIVTKVEEELLVLSKRKVDAEKAWEEMKVRFENGDVFEAEVKDVVKGGLVVDLGVRGFVPASLVEDYYVEDFSDYKDKTLTFKIVELDQEKNRLILSHRAVVEAEKQQQKKQLLTDIESGAVLEGTVQRITDFGAFVDIGGVDGLVHISQLSHEHVEKPSDVVTEGQKVQVKVLSVDRDNERISLSIKETLPGPWSNISEKAPKGSVLDGVVKRLVSYGAFVEVLPGVEGLVHISQISHKHIGTPHEVLQENQEVQVKVLDVNENDQRLSLSIKSLEEKEEEVTDYEMPEENTGFQLGEMIGDKLKDLK
- the fni gene encoding type 2 isopentenyl-diphosphate Delta-isomerase, which translates into the protein MTRAQRKQDHINYALSTGQQRRTGFDEVAFVHQSLPNIAVDDVHLQAKIGELNWSSPIFINAMTGGGGESTSKINEELTILARETGLAIAVGSQMSALKDPSERNTYKVVRQHNPNGMVFGNLGSEATVQQAKDAVEMIEADALQIHLNVIQELTMPEGDRDFRGALERIQEIAGSISVPVIVKETGFGISKEVAESLSHSNISAIDVGGFGGTNFSKIENQRRKRMLEFFDDWGIPTAISIAETHATSLKPILASGGIQNSLDIVKSLGLGASAVGMAGVILKQLLESGLKDSIDEVNQIHTDIQFLMCALGCRRLEDLHSVPLVLSGDVFHWLEVRGLNPASYSKRTFNK